The Carassius auratus strain Wakin unplaced genomic scaffold, ASM336829v1 scaf_tig00214962, whole genome shotgun sequence sequence ttgatatctaaaaatattgttgccgtggcaacatgtcaaactggaatacttctcaggtgattttgaggcatataacatgcttagaatttcatcaaactcagaacacatatcagtattagtgacagctagacactggcacaatttcataagagggcgtggaagaggcactctatagcgccaccttttgtcaaaagtgggggggttggttttagctacagacaccaaactcagtacaaaaattgttcttatcaagatggacaactttctaattcacagtcatcagctacgaccaacaggaagttggctattttgatttgaatgtggattgttttttacatttagctgtgaattaatgcatactgctcagaggagagtaacactatacacaccaaactttgtctacatgttgaaaaaacattgaggaacttaaattgtgaatgggttttggatagcttggatggttttgtcgtggtgattttttttaaatgacagtaaagatggaattattaattttcctgcatttttataattccaaacacttcaaaaccttttttcatacagaaaaaaagttattctgagtaaatatgcatagtttcatgactttacaacactgtatggataacagaaaattaaaaaactgtcagacatctcatatcactctgtccctctgtttgagtgtgtgtgcttagacttccattgtctgagagaaatagcgcccctacaggtgcagctaaaaaagggaggagactgtcttttggtttcacttttaaatcggttaaaatacaaataaatacttggatttaattcacactgacaagctaaaccaacatatatgattattatcaggtcagggctcattaataattgatgtgtggtcagtgatatgtgagaaacacgagagatgaatcaccgctctgagcaccagcgtgtggaatgGCGAGCTCAGAAAAatcgagtttattcttgttttatagctattaaaaataaagtattgcagcgatatcacacaattcaccaattagagcacaccaagagctaaattaagatgtttttgaactgtttgtgtgaaaatgaaatatttgcggctgcctatatgaaatcactgcctccgatcagcgcgcacagtgtcacaagttcaaaactaacgaatttattcttgtttaagagctttttaaaataaattattgccataaatgcacacaatacacccattgtaacactacaagagctaaatgcaggtggttgtgacccgtttatgtgcgcaagactgtttgaaagcgcgactggcagaataacatatatctctcgagctgcaggattctgcctttcgtcgtaagaacgaacgcatcacggacaagattatttcaaaatacataatagcttggctaatataaacgaaaacagccacgtgaacataaactgttgagaaataaatctgaagtggatctactggattttaatattaagtgaccgcatataccagctgcttctgtcttcaattttaatctatataaaaaattaaactcattcatcttggctgcttttttaatgtgtgtacgtatttatttattattttgctctaacaagacttaatctatatttaattaaatcaattacatttcattttacatttgatttttccgtttctgcatctaaacgcctaaaaaaccttatttgtgctgcaaataataatttcaaactaatttgatactgacatcctgtgacatgatatttatttgaatttacataatctcatggatgtaacagtaaatctgttcagctcacagatcaagactaagctgtaatgcaagcagaactttcacaaatgcttgtaggccaataaaatcattacaaaacacttacaaatcatttaagggatttgataacactgtaaaataatatttaatttgttaacattagcaaatgcattgataacactttataataacttcactcatttgtaaatagtcagttcatgcttcataaagccttgtcccaatattaatagtcagtagtaagcagtttataaatacagctataaatagcttgttcttggtttataagcacatttattaaaaaggagagtaaagggtcagttatcttcctatgaaaaaaaaaaaatgaaaataaacaaacaacaacacagattgatacagaactcagaaatgttattgtggatttatgataaactcagcctgtaaatgaattcattctcctccaagaagacacaagtagttcacaccaaacttttttaacatgaagccaatatactgaagatgttaaattacGAATGGGTTTAATtgggtttaattttttatatacgtagaagtcatcatttgaaggaagcacagtaagtttcatagctttatcattttcaagagccagcataaaattaaaactatcataacatataaatcaagcttgcaattcttagtaccaataatggccaccagatggagctataggattacttttaaataattattgtagaaacaagtatgatttaaatcatttatagaaatctttcaaagaaaaataatatgaattttatgtattttactgataaaatgaccctcacttaattagaataacaagctgaagttttgtgaactgtatattaagaataattctttataggctttatggacagataagtttggagtgactcttgaaggatcagcaccacatcctcttttaccactgtttaaagaattaatcttacagaacaggtgcggatgaattttgaatagcttgaatggttttgtcgtggtgattttttgaaataacagtaaaaaagtaaccagtaaatgtcttttatttttttaagtgcagcttctaaacgcttaaaaaaaatgtacacatagaagacaagtcattctgaggaaatatgcatggtttcatgactatacaacactatatggatgatagaaaattaaaaaactataatacatctgatgtcactctgtccctctgtcactgtgggtaatgtgtgtttgtgtgtgtgttaagttaattaggtgtgaaactatcagggagcatttagtctccagtgccaacattttacagaactgccactttcctggagtctcagaattacaatgtgtcaggttctgaaaaatcaaagattccaaaaaattatttaattagaataccatgaagtattgtgaaatactatatattaagactttatatataggctttatgaacagattagagtgacttgttaaggaccagcaccacctcctcttgtccgatggtatgaggaatatatcttccagaatccgggattaagatttaggagctcatttttattccacctcctttcctgaaagtctgtcttgcagaattgactaaaaattaatcttcacattaattcctaattattttgcaattatttcggtcagttcttcttgacctgtttttttttcttcttcttttctgacctcatgacccagtgagcatttttgtacaatggtcacgTCTTAACTTAtctatttctgtattgcatttgtgtttgatacttctcatgggtatttcataattttcgactttgagttaaaacagtttgagttaaaactcttttttagcgcatttcatctgtaaaagaaaacatgcctaataattctgcacatgaatataaggagtttttctcttccagctttcctggaatattgtatagcactcataaatgattaaataaaaaataatggtagttattaagattgatatggtttggaattggtaaaatgtgcttggaaaaaaaatcacaataaaacaatgttttaatgtttaagtttggaatattaactgacatgaatgaatgctatataaatattgttcttgttaacataatgtttataaatgaaatcttattgtaaagtgttactatatatatatatatatatatatatatatatatatatatatatatatatatatatatatatatatatatatatatattgttctgtgaatgtgattttaaagtctagatgatttggattaaccctttaaccgccatatcctttaaaacctcactgccagagggatattgtgaatgcatgtgcccgctggacacagtttacctgatgccaccggggtggcgatggcattggtggcttgagcccgccatcgctgcttgcagctatatttattattattattattattattattattattattattattattactatttataaatGGTATTTTaccgctttaagtaaagtagcatcagaaaaatgggaagatatgagacttataatacattataactaatacattataacaatgtgaagtataatccattgtaaaagtggatgcaaggtgttcattgtgttataaataattatactctTAAAagttataaccacaaataaggaaatattataatatattaaaactgttcttatgaatattcatgagatgatacaacattatatttttatcatcatttatattttcatcaacatttttttttatataatacagtaCATTATGCTTTCATTATGTCTTAAGAATTCCCTTGTAATGTATTATAAagacaggcttcatagaaagtgttacagaATCAGTTTCACAGTTCCTGACCTCTTGtaataattctttataatttaCTCAGTGTTAattgctgttgttattattaacccTTTATACCTGTTTCCTTACACAGATGAGAGCACCAGTGTAGGATTGTGTGGGATTGTGTGGGAAGGCTTGGAAAATAAACGCCGTGCATTCCCCTGGTTGGCACAGATTAATATTGTAGTGAGCATAACATTTTTATCACTTTATTATAGAACTCAATAAAGTTAAAGGAAACATTTTCTCCCTCAAGGAGAAGAAACATGTACGTTATAGCTAAAGAGTTGAACCATGCCAACCATATGAACATCAGACTTCTCTGCTCTTCATGTAGCGTCCTCCTCAAGGTTCCAATTGCATGGGTTCATTAGTTTCCTCAAGTTACATCTTGACAGCGGCTCACTGCTTCAAAGAGGGAGACACACCTGATAAGATAACAGTTAAACTGAAAAAAGGCCTGGGTATGTCCTGAAATGTCCATATTTTCAGACtgaaatactgtaaaacatgTCACAAGGTAAATCTTATTAATGatgtttaattttcttttgcagTAGTAAAAGTGAAAAATTACACAATTCATCCTGATTTTAAACCAACAGCAAAACAGCATAAGGGAATACATGAATATTATGAATTTGATGTAGCTCTTATACAGCTGGAAAAAGCTGTTGAGATGAATTTTAATCTACGGTGAGGAGCACAGACCTTCTGTCATGATCTGGTCTATGAACTTCCATTCACTCACCACCAGAGGTCCCCCACTCACCACATAGACTCTTGCACCACACTAACTGCTGCACGTCACCCCAGACTACAACTCCCATCATCCATTGCACTAATTACACACTACAGCTGAACAcactgattacacacacacacacacacacacacacacacagctgcatgCACTGATTGCACACAGCTGTAACCCAtcacacattcactatataacacTCACTTAGATCACTTTCAAACTGCCGAGTGTTGTTCAGCACTTATCTTTCTGCAGGTCATAGCTGCcattctgtgtttatttttgtaatcttgtttaaattccttgttttcatagtcttgtttctgTGTCTAGTTTTCATTAGATTTCATAGTCTGTTTTCAGTTTATCAATTTCATAGTTTAGTTTTCTTCTTGCTGTGCACTGTTACTCATGCTTTGACCCTTTGCTCTGGATTACACCTTGCTTAGCTCTCTGGATATTGTTCGCTGATCAGAGAACCCTTGCTTGCCCTTGGATTGTTTTTGTGTCTTGCCCATACCATACCTGTTTGCTCCTGTTTAGACCATGTGTAAATGGAATAAAAGTTTGCATTTGGATCTGCATCTCTGTCACTCCCACGTTACACCTTCAACATGTGatgttactttaataataaataaaaaaagaaaaaagctaaaaaatttaaataatatcatgTGTATTTCTCTTCAGACCAATCTGCATCCCATGCACAAGAGAAACCAATGGAGCTCTGAAACTTTCAGAAAGTGAAGGGACTTGCAGAAAACATGGTAAGGTTCCTGTCAGACATGATGTATACATATAAGAACCATATcaaaaatatgaaacataatttaaacatGTACTTGCGTCAGTTTATGTAATGAAACTtaccaaacataaaatgtaaaacttttttttctccttgcATTTCTTACAGAGGAAATACTAATGAACAATGAGTTTGTGGAAGCTGCTTTCACGTCTGATATGGATACTGATAATAgtccaaaaaacataaaaagcatcACAATCAAGCATGGAAAATATGTAATGATTTTTCTTATTTCTGATCTTTCCAATTTGTGTAGTATGAAGAGCTTCATTTAAGTTGATTTATTAATGCAGAGGCTGTCATACTTTTTCAGGCCTCCATTATAGTGTTAGAAAGTGAAATGTTCTTGaacatttagaattacattaacatataaatcatctaaaagtaaaaaaaaaaactttaccttTGAATCTcttatggattaaaaaaaaagaaaaacatttcagtcatcatcatctgtttttatttggGCATCAGAATTCCACAAAATCAACATAGTAACAACTAACAAGCCTCAACACAACAGGCAAAACCAAAAAGGATACATGCGCAGATGATCaagtacattaaaacaaataaataaaaccatggaTCTGATGCTCAAAAGGAGTAGGCAGAAGCTTAAGCTTATTGACGCCTACccccttttttacatttaaaccgtAGGTATCTACTATAATCGATAAGACAGTTGCCACATATTAGTGTTGTCCTATTCCAGTGACAGTACAATCAACAATATTAACTCACAATCATTCTGCTAATTCCAAAAAGAAGAATCTtcaataagtacaaaaaaaacacacacaaaaaaaaaacacctcattgCCAGTAACAACTAGCTAGTCACCAAtcttttaatttgatcttttgttCCTTACTTGTTATGAGTTCAATACATTTACTGGCCacaattgtttataattataaatagtttaattatattatctTGATTAACTTATATTATCTTTTTAGTTTGTCAgtcaaaaaaatacataataaatagatTGCTCTGCAGCTAATTCCATTTCTACACCTAAGGACATTCTTCTGTCCTGTACTTAGACAGTATAACTTATACAAGCTAAAAACACTTGGTGTACTTTTTCTTTAGCGGGATGCTTGTGTTGAAGATGCAAAAAAAGCAAAAGGAATTAATGTGGAAAATGCCAGAGAAGTAGTTACAGACAATTTTCTGTGCAGCGGTGGTATTGAACCAAAAACAGATGATGTTGCCTGCAAAGGTATGTTTGATTTCTGCCATCAAGATGGCAGCTATTATTTGGTTTTAATCTACTGTATCTATTGATAAAATTTTAATCATTAGAGATCTAAAATTGATTTATACAACTCTTATATAGTTTCTTGTATTGTGTTATTTTGTAACAGGTGATTTTGGTGGGGCCACTTATGTGAATAAAAAAGGTCGAGTGATTCAGGTGAGATTTGGTTTCCTTTTGAAAACCGCTTTGATGATGTGGCTGTAAAATCTAATGTACAGTGAGTTACATATTACAGAGTGAAATTAAACTTATTTGAGAGAAGCTGAGAACTATGAACGTTTTTGATGTCTGTAAAATCTTTGATAGGTTGGTGTTGTAAGCTGGGGAGTGAAGGATGTCTGCAAGGAAAAAAGGAGCTTCACTTCGGATGCAGACTCCAGAGATTACCATTCAAATCTTTTCAGTGAGAAGATACGATCATTCCTTAAAGAACACCTAGAAAATGACCGCATAGGACAACCTCTTACATTCTTGTGATTGCTTTACCAGACTGTACCCAAGTTTACCCAACTGTGTGAGTGCAGTCTgataaaacactgatttattttcTGATGAATATATTCAACTTTAAGTCAAATTGCTGGTCTTTGTTAAAATTTTTatctaaaaatttaaaaaaatatattttatttattatcaacaGTCTTTCATGTTTTACTCATTTAATGCCACGTCTTTATGTCTATGTTGGAGCAGGACATTCTGTCCTGTGTATCCAATCTGTCACGGAACGCTCAACAACGCCTCCTCCTGGTTTCAGATACCTCTCTGCTGCGTATTAGGACTGTTTTTCCCTTTATCCGCTTCTGCTCAATATCTCCTGATTAGTCTCCTTATCATTGCATTATTATCACCTGTGTACCCTTAGCTCTCCTTTATCTGGACTGCTCTGGTAATGGTTCATTTGTGAAGTCTTGATTTACCCATACTCTGTCTCTAGTTTGTCTCTCCAGTTAGCTGTTGTGATTTTGATTTGGACTCTGATCTTGTTTTTGAACCTAAGCTGCCAGCCCTTACCCAGGCCTGTTTTGACTTACTATTCTTGGATTGCCTTTACCTGTGTGCTGCTTTGAGTTATTTCTTCTGGCCAAGTATCCTTGTGTTATATGACTGTCTATCTTTGCTGGCTTATCTGTGTTAATAAAATACTGCAGATGGATCCGACTGCCTCAAGCCTCTTCGTCACACAATCACTGGCAGGCAGGGGAGTTTCATTATTGTTGCAATTTCACTACTTGTTTCCATCTGTCTTGAGAATGATAATAGCAAGAAAAAAACTCACTAAACCTGCTGTATTAGGACTGAAGTGTAATGGAGAGAATATGAATATTATCATACATGAAAAAATGACAGCTATGGCATTGATCAGACAAGAACCATTGTCATGCTAACATGAATTCCAAACACACTTGTTAGACTTGATGTCCCATAAAGTACATAAGTCATTCTGTGCACTTTTCTTCTGAGCAAACGTGAGGGTGTTGAAAACATTTATGACCATCTCAAAACTTGATAAACTATGGGGCACCGTTTGTGAAGTGGCTCACGCTGAAAATTAcagcaacattttgtcacactttgcttgaattttttttttttttactgaaaattattttatttttttgatggtcACTTTTTAGcaaatttacaacattattagtcaacttagagatattttaaatCGTTAAATCTAAATATGAAATGTTACACCTAGGTGTTAAATCTAAatgctaaatctaaatgttaaatttacattcttaatctaaatgtaaaaaatattgaatctaaatgtttcaggtgaaactaaatatttaactaatatGCAAATGAAAAAATCCTATAACAGGAAGTGCCAAAACTGCAGCTGGCTTGGGAACAGCGCTCTCTAAAGCTGGCTCTGGATCTGGGGACAaggtcagtgtgtgtttatagcatCGTGTCAAATAAGTaacgaaaaaaaaacatctcatccGAGGAAACTGACTCATGGACatggattattgtgataaaaactacctaaaataataaacatgtttggAGCAACTGTATTTGAAGAGTAGGCTAGTGTCAATTTTATGAAAAGTGCGGGACTTATGATGACCTGTAGCCATAATAGACAGCCACGAGGGGTATCACTTTGATTGATTGTTACAGTATGTCCTCATCATGTCATCACTCTCCAGCAAGAGCCGAGCTATCCTGACGGCTATTCAAAATGTTTCAACAACGACAGCGACCCCCTCAGGGCCACCACAGGACAGGATGGCTCTGTCGAGGCTCTCGGCTAACGTCGATTCGTTGGCCATTTTGAACGACAGTAATGTTAACAGTTACCGGTCCTGGTCAGGGGAAGGTGGGGATATAGGCTCTTGCTGGCGTCTAAGCATGCGAACATGACAGAGTGATGACATGATGAGTGAGGACATAACATTCAGTCAAAGTGAGACCCCTCATGGCTACAGGTCATCATAAATCCATAACTTTTCATAGAAGTGACGCTAGCCTATTCTTCAAATACAGTTTATCCAAGcgtgtttattattttaggtagTTATTATCATGATAATCCATGTCCAAGAGTCAGTTTCCTCGGATGAGATGGTTTTTGTTCGTTACTTATTTGACACGATGATATAAACACTGACCTACtcgagcttttattttggcactaCCCGTCATCAGCATTTTGAATTTGCatattagttaaatatttagtttcacccGAAACATTTAgcatagatttagatttagatttatcatttagattcaacatttaggtgtaacatttaatattttgatttaactAAATAAGATATCTCTAAGTTgacaaatattgttttttgaagctaaatgtgacaaaatgttgttcttttcagGGTGAGCCACTTTACAAATGGCGTCCCATAGTAAACTGCACACTTACATTGTCTTGATTTTCTTGCTTTGTCTGCTGCTCTAACCAGTAAGCAAGCTGATtgttaaagtgaaataaaattataGAAAATCAAATTGAATGACATTAAATAGAATTTATGGAGCTCCTAAAGGGTCATTGTGGTggaaaaatatgtgaaaacattttgggtgggaggaaaaaaatatatttttagattttttgtgtTCTCTCGCAAAACTTTAGCGTTCCCTCAAGAAACTTTGTGTTCCCTCGCAACATTTTTTGTGTTCTCGCAAAAGTATGTGCATTCCCTCGCAAAACTTTTACGTTCTCTCACAAAACCAGCTGAGCTCAGACAAACTCTTCCTGTTCACTTTACAGCGCACAGTTGAACAGTTCATAGAGTTTAATTTTGAACTTGGACGAAATAGCATTCTTATAAAGGTACAGTTTTGGGACATACTAAAACGCTTAATGCAGAACATTAAATTACTAAATTCAGTACACACCTTTTAATAAAGCATATACAGACAAGCAGGCCAGAATATGAACATAACCCAGTCAATTGCATTTTAAGCGTATCCCTCATAAA is a genomic window containing:
- the LOC113093305 gene encoding complement factor B-like, whose product is MGSLVSSSYILTAAHCFKEGDTPDKITVKLKKGLVVKVKNYTIHPDFKPTAKQHKGIHEYYEFDVALIQLEKAVEMNFNLRPICIPCTRETNGALKLSESEGTCRKHEEILMNNEFVEAAFTSDMDTDNSPKNIKSITIKHGKYRDACVEDAKKAKGINVENAREVVTDNFLCSGGIEPKTDDVACKGDFGGATYVNKKGRVIQVGVVSWGVKDVCKEKRSFTSDADSRDYHSNLFSEKIRSFLKEHLENDRIGQPLTFL